GTCGCCGTAGCTTCCTGCCGGGTAGATGAAAGGCAGACACACATCAGGGCTGTTAGAGTTAAAGATGGCTGACGCGCTGACACGTTACCTGTGATCCAGGTGTCTGTGATGTCAACACGTCTCGCAGGTGGACATATGTTTtgaatcacttcctgtttttactCTCAGATAACATGTTGTTGTcgttctctccctctctgtctccgtccACTCATCAACATCCATGCGTCCTCTCCATCCTTGTTTACCTTGACTGGGTATGTCCATCtgtacatctgtctgtctctggatTGTCCTCCCTGACTtcctgcatgtctgtctgtctgtctgtctgtccgtctgtctgtctctgtgtaatGGTCACTCCCACTCCATGCTCTGTggctttgtttgtgtctgtctttccatccgtctgtctgtcttctctgtgCGTatatgtctctgtctgtcctctgtttCAGGTTCTGCTTGGGGAGGTGAACGCAGGTCTCAGCACCACCCAGGTGGTGGTGAAGGAGCTGAAAGCCAGCAGCAGCGTGCAGGACCAGATGCACTTCCTGGAGGAAGCTCGGCCTTTCCGGTGATTAATAATTTATAGTATATTTTCACAAATactgctgtcactgtcactgttggctagttttattatgttttatatattttttatattttaaatttcatattttgaACCTTGCTGTGAGTTCGTTCTTGTAttaaatgttgtcttgttttcatGTAGATTTATTTTCACTAAACATTTCCTCCTCCTCGAACTTTGTACTGAAACTGCTGCACAGAAATTTACCTCAGGATTATTAAAGTCTTAAAATCTTATCTcatgctcctcttcctcctctcctcctcagagCCCTGCAGCACCCGGCCCTCCTGCAGTGTTTGGCTCAGTGTACTGAGGTCACTCCATACCTGCTGGTGATGGAGTTCTGTCCTCTGGTGAGTCTCCGAACCTGCTGAGGGTTTAAAGAGATTATCACAGATtaacacctgaaacacacacatacacacacacacacacggtcctGATGATGATCACTGCTCTTCACTAATTATCAGTTTCTGTTTGTCACCACAGGATGTGAAATCTGACTCTAGTGTTTAACAGATGTTCACAAGAGGTCTGATCTGATTGGATCAAATCTTAAAATGAGTCGttcaaaaaggtcaaaggtcagcttgactgtgacatcatcatgttttaacgtcatatctcaggaacagggactggtgggcggagtcatacaaccacagggtggactggtgggcggagtcacacAACCACAGGGCAGTAATACTAGTTTATGGTAAAATCAgatatctgtaataacagaacaaacGCTCTCGGGTGATCAGTGCGATCTGCCTCTTTGCTGCGACTTCTCTCTTCTGTTGTGCAGCGCCCGCCGTCGATGACACGTCTTGATTATAATGTCTCTGATCAACCTGTAGAAAACAAGATCTTTGAACAGAACCGGCTCAGGAACCAGAGCTGATCTGGTGTAAAAGGTTTATCAGGGTTGATTCGAGGCTAAACCACATTTGGTTCATAAAGTGTATGAAAATAATCCTCAGTGTGAGACTCTCTGACCTCCACCCTGCCTGACACCCTGTTTCTCATTCGGCacattaaatgaattaaaaacgTCTCATAATTTGAACTTTATTGGATTGTTTTGTTAATGACTTCTGGCAGTAAAATCATTCTTGGCCGCTGCTGTAAATATTTGGCAGGTGAGCTCAGAGTTTTCAGTCCTGCTACAGTTGTAGGTCTCAGACCGCAGCCTTAAACGCTCCATCAGCTCCGACAGCAGTGAGTGGATTTAACTCTGACATTTATTCATCAGAGAATGAAGAGCTGGCCTCCACCACTGCTCATCCATCAGGTTTTAATTCACTCCACTGTGTAAGTGACGTAAATCTGTGACAGCTCatgaaatattttcttcacagtAACATTTAATTTCAGAATTGTCCAGAAACAAGCAGAGGCCCCTCTGATTGGTCTGTTCCTCCCAAACAGTTCAGTATAAACTGAGGACACAGAGTTGATGTGAATCACAGTGACAGGACTGCCCTCTGCTGGCCGGAGGCTGTAACACTCAGacgtttgatgtgtgtgtgcagggcgATGTGAAGGGTTACCTCCGGAGCTGCAGGACTGCAGAGACCATGACCCCAGAGCCCCTGATCCTCCAGAGGATGGCCTGTGACATCGCCGCAGGACTcctgcacatgcacaaacacaacttCACACACAGGTAGGAACCGATGTCTGACGTCACACCTGTCTAACGTCCAGGCCGCAGTCAGACAGCGTGTCTCTGTGAGCAGTGCGACCTGCCCTCGGCCTCTTGGTTTCTTCCTGGAACAATATCCTGGTGCTGCCTGAGTGCTCCTCACAGACTCCAGCATCAGTGATTTTGTTGCAGGCGGTGACCTTCGTCTCCGGACCAGCTGACGCCTCCTGTCAGTCAGAGGCAGCAGTGACCATGAGTGTGATGAGCATGTGACCATGAGCATGTGCTTTCAGACAGATGAATTATATCGTCTCGTTGTCAGTGAGTGTTTTTACATTAACTCTGACCCTGCTGTGACGCTCCTGCTCCTGTTGTGTATGTTTATAACTGATGAAGAGCTGTAGCAGCtgttaaaaaagaataaagacattaaaaaagaaaaacagggacAAGACAGACAGAACAGTAAGAACACTGAGGAAACATGACAAGcatgtatgaataaataaaatagttggATGCTCATATATGTGCTCATAGTTTAAAGTGCTTAGGAATATGAACATATATATGAGCATccaactgttttatttattcatacatgCTTGTCATGTTTCCTCAATGTTCTTACTGTTCTGTCTGTCTTgtccctgtttttcttttttaatgttttgtatttattgtttttaatgctaTACAGTAGGCTGTATAACTTGTGGGATAATAAAGTTTACCTTGACCATGACCTCCTCCTTCTCTGTAACCAGTGACCTAGCTCTGAGGAACTGCCTTCTGACGGCTGACGTCTCAGTGAAGATTGGAGATTATGGTCTGGCTCAGAGCAAATACAAGGTCTGTTTATCAGAAAgtcaaacatgtaaaacagaaacagtttgatttTACAGGAAAATCATTTGTCCTCAGtatttagaaaaagaaataaataacacagaAGCAACTGATCCTTGTTCAGTTTGTCTGTAGAGCTGCGTAACAACACCAGGAGCTAAAGAGTAACTGAGTGGATGAATGAGTTACTCAGGTATGACGAAGGGTGACGAACACACCCAGGGAAAAAGAAATTACAGATTACAAGAACAAAGTCGTAATAATGTGATAATAAAGTTGTTATGTAATGTGAATAAAGTCAAactatttcaagaaaaaaagtcataatattctGTGAATAAACTCATGAATTTGTGAGAAAACAGTCAGTAAAATTACAACTGTAATCTTGTAATATTAAGATTCTTTTTCTTGTAAAATTTTGTGTAatgttatgatttttttttcttgaaaaagtATATCTTTATTGTCACTAAATTACAACATTATTCTGTGAATTTACAATTTACAATGTTTTTCTGATAAAATTACATTATTTGCATAATGTTATAACTGTTTTTcttgtaacatttttttttctcattcatttttttcctaatATTACGATTTTATTCTCAAATCTCAGATTATTATTTCCCCCTCCATGTAACCCTACTCCTCCGTCCTACTACAAACATCCTTTACTCTCCTGAAAGAGTTTCTACAGATCATTTAAATCCTCTGAgcatttttcacttgtttttaattatgtttaatttaaaaagtttttagaAATTGATCACAATGGAACAAATAAATTAGTTATCAACTTTCAAAaagtaatttttgttttgttttgtgcagcTGATGTTATTACTGATGGTCTTCTGtccctcctgtcctctctgtcctctctgtcctctctgtcctctctgtcctctctcagGACGATTACTTCGTGACATCAGATCAGGTGTACGTGCCGCTGCGTTGGATTGCTCCAGAGCTGGTGGACGAGGTGCACGGAAACCTGCTGGTGGCGGACCAGACCCAACACAGCAACATGTGGTacgacacacacactcgcacactctcacacactcacacacacacacacacacacacacacacacacacacacacacatttatgagCATAAAATGGATCTCAGATCAGGGCTTTTCAGGAGGACTGAGTTTGTCGGTTGAGAGGAAAAAACGGATCTAAATAAAGTCTCTGTCCCTGGAGGAAATGACACTGACTTGTTGCAGTTACACTTCCTGTGTTGGATCATCACAGTGTTCATGACTTCCTGTGTCTCAGGTCTCTGGGCGTGACGATCTGGGAGCTGTTTGAGTTGGGGAACCAGCCGTACAGACACTACTCAGACAGACAGGTCCTGACCTACGCTGTGAGGGAGCAGCAGCTGCGACTGCCCAAACCGCTGCTCAAAGTGCCGCTGGCTGAACGCTGGTGAGAAAAAACCACCACACGTCTTTACtcaacagacaaacacaatatTCAGAGCAACGTGTTCACTTCTTTGTCACTGTGATGTTTATCTTGATGGTTTTGTTTCCCTGTAATGGAGACGCAAAGTTTCTCTTCCGACGATAgcgaaggcatgacccgccctactcttcCTCTGATTGGCCAGAACTCTTTGCCTTCATTGGTAGACAGCAGTATTTAACAAGTTCAGTTGTGGCCAGCAGCAGCTATTTGTGACACCACTAGCCACAACCAGACTTGTCAAAAAACGGAGTTGTATCACACCGCCATGAAAGGTGCCTCTGTACTTCGGTATCTGACACAGAATTCATTGACTAGGCGTCGGTATTTGACATGCTGGGAGGCATTCAGGGCGCTCctaaaaaaacaggaagtgcatAGAGCAGAAAAACTGTAGACCTTCAGCAGCGTACGAAACACGTCATTTACTGAAAAGCATCACAAAAAGCCGCCACAGGCTGCTAAAACACGCCGTGTCTTGATGAGGCcaaaggcagagtagggcgggtcacgCCTTCACCATCCTTGGAAAAATAAACTCACGTTGTGGACATACTAGAGACATTTTGTCAAGCAGTCTGtctttaattaaattatattttttaccATTTGAGCAGAATGGAGCACATTAAATGATTGCACCAAAAACATCTGGTGGGATTTcatcttctctttctgtctgtctgtctgtctgtctgtctgtctgtctgtctgtctgcctgtctgtctgtctgtctgtctgtgctcgGGCTCCTCAGGTATGAGGTGATGCAGTTCTGCTGGCTCCAGCCTGATCAGAGACCCAATGCAGAGGAAGtccacctgctgctcagctACCTGTGTGCGAAGGGGGCCAGCGAGGCCGAAGAGGACTTTGAGAGGCGATGGAACTCCCTGCGTCCCAACACCGGATTCAACAGCCACCGCGGTGCCTCGGTAATGTCACGAGACCACCCCTCATCAACCTCCTCCTCGTTCCCTCTCCTCGAGCAGTTTTCATCTGGTGACGGCTACCACTCAGAGTCCGGGGACGATATCCTGACAGTCACTGAGACCAGCCACGGCCTCAACTTTGAGTACAAGTGGGAGCAAGCCAGGGCGGAGCAGTCGTATCGAGCCCCAGACTCGTCCAGCACCCTGGGTCAGGTCAGCCATCACTGTCAGGAAGCATTTTACCCACCAGGGGGCATCGTGGGAGGCTGCCCCATGGAGAGCCTCAGCCACGGATTGTCCCCTTCATACTACCAATCAAAACATCTCCATGCTCCAGGCATACTTCCTGTCCTCAGCGCCCACAGCCCCTCAGTAAGCAGTGAATACTACATCCGCATCGAAGAGCCAGTAGACTGTAACATGGACCCAGACTACACCATGTGCTCCTACAGCCCAGACTACCAGGGCAGCAGTGGGAGCTTTCTGACTGGGAGTGCCGACTCAGGCGAGTGCATGGCCTGCCCGTCACAGGCTAAGAACATGGGTCCCTATTGGTCAGCAGACATCCATAAGTCCGACATGTACGACTCAAATGAGTCCAGTCCTGCGATCTCCCTGACGATGGAGCCCCTCTTAGGGCAGGTGTTGGACAACAGCCCACTGCGACCCTGGGAGTCCAGTCACTACGTGTCCTATAAAGACAGAGATGGCGGTTACTACTACGAGCACTCGCCACCGTTGGGAATCGATCACTATCTGATTGGAGCTGAGACTGCCAGTGAGCGCCATCAGGAAAGCTGGGGGTCAAGGAGCCTGCGTCAGGCCTTGGGCGAGTTGGAGAACCCACTGGGTATTTCCCACGCTGTGAACAGTGCACCTCAACAGGCCTACAGAGACACGTACCTGGACACAAGTCAGACTTCCATCATCGGAAAGAACGTGACAGGGGGCTACTACGACATGATGGGCTCCCTGAGGAAGACGATGCCCAACCACACCAGGCACCACAGCCACTCTGTCAGTATCAACATGGAGACACAGGGGGCGCTCTTCATCGGGCACAGAGACACcgacacagaggaggaagaggaagaggacatATTTGTTGAGAGACACACCTGCAACACTTGGCCTTCAAAACACCGCCACAGCAGCGTGGGTCACCACAGACGCGCCAGCCACAGCTGCAGACAGGACGCATACGTGGATTTCCACTACACAATGCCGAGTACAGACATCGAGGATTCGTGGCCGGAGGAGCACAGCCTGGCCTTCCACTCTCTACCCAAACCCATCGACTATCTTGAACCCCACCAGGCCAAAGATAACAGTGTCTGCCTCAGTCTGAGTAAACACCATGCCATGGTGCCCTCAGACAGCTGCAACGCTTACATCTACATGTGCCACGAGGGCGAGACTCAGGTGCCGGCGCCTGGAGAGTGCTGCCACTCGCACTTTGTTGACCCGCTCACAGGCTTGCTGGTCAGAAACAACAGCTACAGTCACAGCTACAGTCACAGCAGCTACATCAGCGATAAGGCCATTGATATCCCGAGTAATGATGAGATGATCAACCTATCACCGGCTCCGGGGGGCCCCATTGTGGCCAAAACGGCCCTGATAAAGActgaggagagcagagagcagtATGTTGATCTAATAACTGATGATTCACTCTTCAAAGACAAGAGGGACGATGTAATCAAAGAAAAACCAATCAAACCCACAGACCCTAAAACAGAGGAAGTGACCCTGACCACAGCCGCAACCACTCCACCTCCTGCCGATAACACGCACGTGATGGTGGCCCTCACAGATCAGCAGTCGGAGCTGAGTCACACAGGCGACAGCGGGGTCGACCGAGGAGGCTCCAGCGTGAGCCTCGCCGACATCCTCGACTGCAGCGACGAGGACGAGGACGATGACATCACGGACGATATCACTGACGTTACCTCAGGCATCTTTGCGGACGAGTCCAGCGAGCTGAACGCGTCTCCAGCCTTCAAGTCTCTACAGAAGCAGGTAGGAACTCCTGATTCCATGGACTCCATGGATCTGCCGTCTGCAGCCGGGTCCTGTGAAGGCTTCAGTCCTGCATCCTCCCACCCATCCAGCTCACCTAAAGCTATGGACAGCGGCTATGACACAGAAAATAATGAGAGCCCTGAGTTTGTACCCAAAGAGCCTCATGAACCCCGGGAACAACCTCTGGGGAAGTCCGCCCTTGATACAAGCCTGGAGGAGGACAAGGAGCTGGAGGAGCATGGAGGTGAAGTGGTGAccacagaggatgaaccctCACAGACAGAAGACCACATCCTTCTGCCACTGAGCGATAAGACTCCGTACAGAGACTCTGCCTACTTCTCAGACTATGAGAATGAAAGGCAGAGTAGGGACGAAGACGATGTTGAGAAGAAGGGTGAGAAGAGGAAgaacgaggaggaggaggaactaAATGACTCTGTGGTGAGCAAAGACATAAAACTTGATATGAAACACATATCAGCAGAAGCAGAATCCTCTTCTCTACCAGACACAGAAGAGTGTGACCAGGACGAGGTGCTGGGACTTCCTCTGGAGTCCTCCGACACTGCTTCATTAACAGAGGGGGGGCTGGACGAATGGCCGTCACAGGAAGAGAGCTCGTCGTTAGGAGACTGGGCAGCAGAGGTGGTGGGAGCCATGGAAGAAGCCCTCGATGCCCTGAATGGAGACTGTACCTCTAATGTcgaggtagaggaggaggaagcagaaGGTCAAGATTCATCAGAAACAACAGAAGAGTCAGAAATCAAGACGGCTCCAAACCGGCCATCGGGGATATCTGGTGAACTCACACACTCTTTACCCAAAGACGAGGTGGCCTTGCAGCAAACAGCAAACACCAggaggttttcttcttcctctccgccacctccatccacccctccccctCCGCTTCCTGCAGCAGAGGGCCGAGGGTCACCAGCTGATGGGGAAGAGGCGGACGAGGAGGACGGCGACACCGACGACAGCGACGAGTCGGATGAAGAGCTGCGGACCTACAGTGTGCAGGAACAGAGCGGAGGGGAGGACAGCGAGGATGAGTGCCACCCGGTGCCCATCGTGGTGAGTGACGACAGCGAAGCTCACAAACTCCGCAGCCTCCTGAAGATGCCGACGCTGCTGACAGTGGAGAccctggaggaggagctggatcGCAAGAAGAAGACGGTGTCTTTTTTCGATGATGTCACCGTTTATCTGTTTGATCAGGTGAGTTGCAGCGAGCATTTACTCATTGTTTTAACCTTCTTTAAAATGCATCAGGTTTAGTTCTGGCCTCATTAGACAAACATCCCATAATAACCTCTGAGTACTTTGTAATTCAAGTGTTCTGAGAGAGTTCTATGTAGTTTTCTCAGAGGTTAGAAACATAACTGAGCTgagaggagagtgaatattggactaaTGTCGGGTTCAGACTGCACAATATCAGTTTGATTGCGACGTAACATCGTACGGTGTTGGCTTGGAGCATGAATGATAATGAGTGTCGTATGTGTTGaccatcgtttcatctcgtgtagtgtgtcatagtagacgacaaccgacGCCACGTCTGGGACACCTCGCGACATctcgacagaaagtctagcatgtttgattttctttttgtcgtctcctacttctcccgtcacagccgtcactttgaccaacaggaacacagagcgatctgctgccatggaaactgtaagacaacaacagcccagccttttagatatttcctgtagggacgttagcacacagagtaaaaaggaaacagcagagcactttatcaacccgctgagtactgccattagcatcaagctagcaaacagtgttctttcttcataatggaggatataaaggagtAAAATTCACAGatagtgtctgggcctttactcagcacagctgcagaggctaccagctgcatctcaaacacaCTACATTAGAAACAGGACGTTATTTCATCGTCGTTTTAATCCTGATAAATTTAATGCATcacgccgtcatttcaaactcaatacttcctgtatctgtttcaaattaaaagccccttataacttcagctgagagaatccctgcattttttaaaaaggcttttagtgtgaaacatttgcaggaacttcctgtggaggattcagtaaTTGTCATAGTTTGCAtgtggtacttcaaatgtagctccgccCATGTGGTGAcactttttacgttactacaacaacatttcggctggcacatgaacagacacagtgactgaaacaaaagtaataataataaaaaacaggacaagaataacccgatgacatcacacatgtcaTGAAAGACGACCAGCAATGATTGTTCGTGGACCAtcatgtagtctgtcatgtctgtcggccaagtcacggcaaatttttatgactccacaatcccCTAATCTGACACAGAGACTGTAGGAACAGACAAACATGTTGTGTGGTGTGAACCCTGCGTAacattcatcaggtgggaaACAGGACTCCGAATAAATGCTAATTTCGCAGAATGAAGTTTGCTTATATGTTagctgtaaaaatataaagtaggACCGTCATTTACTTTTATAATTTTGATTAAGTGCTGATTTTCAATAGTTTATTGCGATTAATCTCATTATTAATCGCTTGTataaaattacattattttgtgtttcattaCACTTTTGAAGTTTGTTAACAAGGTGAAGAAATTCTTACCAGAGTGTTTGGATTGAGGatcaaatgaatgcaaagaaaCTGACTTTATGATTTtgacttttagatttatttctttaaatcagTGCTGTGTTGCTACAACACTGTGGCCTGAAACTAAGAGGACATGCCAATCTGAGCTGACGTCCCTCAGCCCTGAGTCTTCCACCATGTGGACTGATCTGCAGTCAGTTTCCTCCCATCTGTCAGCGCTGTAGTTACATTTAGTTTCATCCACAGGTCTGTGGTGTTTCACTGACCACAAAATAGCTTTGTGCCGTCTTTGGTGAATCAGTGGTGATGGCGTGGTTGCTCGCCAACATCAGtctgatcagctgctcctgtgAGTTCAGCTTATGGACTTGGACACAAGGTGCAGGTTACTGTTGACTGTCAgctgagctgtgtgagagtatTTAAAGTGAAAGGAGACGTTCAGAAGCTCAGTGGTGTCttattttccatcactgcagcagcaggaagcaggAAGATGCTGCGGCAGCTTTACTACAAGTAAGGGTGTGTCGAAGGGACAAAATAGCagcatgcaaaaaaagaaaataaagctaACGTCCGGACCGTAATCCTAATGCTTACAGCCCTAATATAAACCAGTGAAATGTTGCTGTGGGTGTCTCTGCTTACACAGCTTAACGCACCCGGCTCAGATCAAACATTCAGTCGATCTTAAAAGTGatgtttcattttctctgtctgAACTTCACCACCAGGAAAGCCCGACCAAGGAGCTGACTGAGCACGGCTTCAGTTTAGGAGCTGAGGGTCAAAGTTCACGGAGCAAATCCCAGGAAAGACTCAACGCGTCAGATGACTCTTCAGATGGGAACATCTCAGAGGAGAGTGCGTACAACAACACGTCTCtgtatttaaataaagatcTGATCAGTCGGCTCGTTTTAGCATCAAGAACTCACCTGATCCTCAAATATCAGAtgcacctttttaaaaatatgtccTGTTATCTGCAGGTGCAGGGTACGAGTGGGAAGACGACTTCCCTCTGCTCCCTCTGCCAACGTCCTCAGTGGCGTCTGACTCCCCTCCACCGCCCCGCTCCGTCCCCAAAGCTCCGGACCCCAAACCAGCCGTCCGGTTCTCCCGCTTCACCGTCTCCCCTTCCAACGTGTCCCGTTTCTCCATCACCCACATCTCTGACTCTGATATGGACTCTGCAGGAGGTGAGTCGCCTCGACACAACAGCTCAAACTCTTCACAGACACAAGGTTTGGTTCAGGACAAGAtttcactgacacacagagagctctAGTTTTCTGAGATTCAGATCAAATTTCCCACCAAACTGAAAGTGGCTCCTACATCAGTGTTTGCAAAGAAAACTAGATCAGTGTGTCTTTATCTCTGTAGGTGAAAAGATCCCTGACGCTGTTCAGCTGATTTCATGTCTTAGTTCATGAGTCTGACACCTTTTCATCGTCTGTCACCATTAAagagcacaaaacacaaaaacccGTGGAGCTTTTTTCCCATACAGAATATAAACGAACCCAGGAGTCCACTTTACTATAGATGAGTTCATTCTGGCTTTCTGAAACACCTCCTTAATGTGTATTGGCTCCTTCTCGTCTCTGGAGTCACTGATTTAATGAGATTAATTTAAACTGCCCGTGTTGGTCCTCACAGCGCTGAGCTGACGCTGCAACAGAGACAGTGGAACAGAGATAATACCATCAGGATTACTGTAATCATTTGAGCTTGTTGTTTCAAATACTTCAAATAATATTATATCTTAACAAATATCTGAACTTAAAGGAAGACGTCATCTACAAAACAATCATCTGTATATCAGTtattcaccctgtgttatgttggaTTCATGAAGAAAAGTTTGGTCTGTTTGTGAAgtctgatatagttttgctgttgttaaagttGGACCCCATTAACTTCAGTTCatgaagaattttctctgtttttggattcaccatggaggcatcaGAGACAAAGTTATCTTCACAAATTGAAAATAACACGAGAGAAGTATTGAATAAACACATGctcattttgtaggtgaagtatTTTAAGTTGGCTCCTCTGAGTTTTAATCAAAGTGTCGACTCTCAGAGTAACTCTGATCTAAATGTAGACAAATTCCAAATCATGTCTGGATGTGTTTTAGTTAATATGATAATTAAAAAGCTGCTTTCATCTTGTATtagtcttaaagggatagtgcacccaaaaatgaaaattcagccattatctactcacccatatgccgagggaggctcaggtgaagttttagagtcctcacatcacttgcagagatccaaggggagaggaggtagcaacacaactccacctaatggaggctgacggcgccccagattcaaacgtccaaaaacacNNNNNNNNNNNNNNNNNNNNNNNNNNNNNNNNNNNNNNNNNNNNNNNNNNNNNNNNNNNNNgccgtcagcctccattaggtggagttgtgttgctacctcctctccccttggatctctgcaagtgatgtgaggactctaaaacttcacctgagcctccctcggcatatgggtgagtagataatggctgaattttcatttttgggtgcactatccctttaatcccGGTCTGGGACACGGGCCCATTAAAGATCCTCTTGTTGGCTCCAGCGTGTTGCGTCAGACTCAGTGTCAGTGTGCACCACACCAGTGAGATCATAAACTTTCTCGCCAGCTTCTGTAGAAATCTGCCAACATTGTGGAGACAAAGAGTTGTGTTTATGAATCCTCTGTGCCTCGCTCTGTGTCTTGCAGGAAGCAGTGAGGACGGGGACAAAGAGTAACCAGCTGCGGAGATTTACTGCCTCTGTGACAACTACTTGGCCTGCTAGCATGActtctaatttattttttaccgTCAGGTTTTAGAAACACAAGACAGTGCCTCTTACCGCCTGTGGACACTTTTGAAAGGTCCGTCTTACTGAGAAGAGAATGGTTAATATATAACATTTAcagaatattaatatatactgtatgtatgatgTAAAGAATCTTTGGACGCAGGGGAAGCTTGTATTGTGCATATTTTTGggatcaaagagacacaaaggaagGACAGCGTCACATATGCCACCTCGTTCACTTGTTCATTTGTGATGGGAAGCACCGATGAGAGCGTGGAAACACCTGGACTCACAGACACACGACAGACGGACGCTGAGTTCTGGCTTTTCAACAAAAGGATCAGCACTTTGAACGAGACTGTACAGCTCCACAGACTTTGTACTTTTTAGGAAACTGCTTTACTTGTCTTAATAAATATCGAGGAGAATCTCTGAGGTATCATGAGTAATATAACGTTAATATTTGGTTCGTTAGGAGACGAAGGACGTGCTGGTGTGACAGGAGGGAA
The Epinephelus moara isolate mb chromosome 13, YSFRI_EMoa_1.0, whole genome shotgun sequence genome window above contains:
- the aatkb gene encoding serine/threonine-protein kinase LMTK1 isoform X1, translating into MKMLALLLTVSSVLWSRGSALSSHFSSDGAPLSELSWSSSLAVVAVSLSGLFTVVFLMLACICCKKRRTGFKEFKNVDGEEYHADMSTLASPASQGSPDVYILPLTEVSLPVAKQPARSVQLLKSADVGRHSLLYLKEIGNGWFGKVLLGEVNAGLSTTQVVVKELKASSSVQDQMHFLEEARPFRALQHPALLQCLAQCTEVTPYLLVMEFCPLGDVKGYLRSCRTAETMTPEPLILQRMACDIAAGLLHMHKHNFTHSDLALRNCLLTADVSVKIGDYGLAQSKYKDDYFVTSDQVYVPLRWIAPELVDEVHGNLLVADQTQHSNMWSLGVTIWELFELGNQPYRHYSDRQVLTYAVREQQLRLPKPLLKVPLAERWYEVMQFCWLQPDQRPNAEEVHLLLSYLCAKGASEAEEDFERRWNSLRPNTGFNSHRGASVMSRDHPSSTSSSFPLLEQFSSGDGYHSESGDDILTVTETSHGLNFEYKWEQARAEQSYRAPDSSSTLGQVSHHCQEAFYPPGGIVGGCPMESLSHGLSPSYYQSKHLHAPGILPVLSAHSPSVSSEYYIRIEEPVDCNMDPDYTMCSYSPDYQGSSGSFLTGSADSGECMACPSQAKNMGPYWSADIHKSDMYDSNESSPAISLTMEPLLGQVLDNSPLRPWESSHYVSYKDRDGGYYYEHSPPLGIDHYLIGAETASERHQESWGSRSLRQALGELENPLGISHAVNSAPQQAYRDTYLDTSQTSIIGKNVTGGYYDMMGSLRKTMPNHTRHHSHSVSINMETQGALFIGHRDTDTEEEEEEDIFVERHTCNTWPSKHRHSSVGHHRRASHSCRQDAYVDFHYTMPSTDIEDSWPEEHSLAFHSLPKPIDYLEPHQAKDNSVCLSLSKHHAMVPSDSCNAYIYMCHEGETQVPAPGECCHSHFVDPLTGLLVRNNSYSHSYSHSSYISDKAIDIPSNDEMINLSPAPGGPIVAKTALIKTEESREQYVDLITDDSLFKDKRDDVIKEKPIKPTDPKTEEVTLTTAATTPPPADNTHVMVALTDQQSELSHTGDSGVDRGGSSVSLADILDCSDEDEDDDITDDITDVTSGIFADESSELNASPAFKSLQKQVGTPDSMDSMDLPSAAGSCEGFSPASSHPSSSPKAMDSGYDTENNESPEFVPKEPHEPREQPLGKSALDTSLEEDKELEEHGGEVVTTEDEPSQTEDHILLPLSDKTPYRDSAYFSDYENERQSRDEDDVEKKGEKRKNEEEEELNDSVVSKDIKLDMKHISAEAESSSLPDTEECDQDEVLGLPLESSDTASLTEGGLDEWPSQEESSSLGDWAAEVVGAMEEALDALNGDCTSNVEVEEEEAEGQDSSETTEESEIKTAPNRPSGISGELTHSLPKDEVALQQTANTRRFSSSSPPPPSTPPPPLPAAEGRGSPADGEEADEEDGDTDDSDESDEELRTYSVQEQSGGEDSEDECHPVPIVVSDDSEAHKLRSLLKMPTLLTVETLEEELDRKKKTVSFFDDVTVYLFDQESPTKELTEHGFSLGAEGQSSRSKSQERLNASDDSSDGNISEESAGYEWEDDFPLLPLPTSSVASDSPPPPRSVPKAPDPKPAVRFSRFTVSPSNVSRFSITHISDSDMDSAGGSSEDGDKE